A single Antechinus flavipes isolate AdamAnt ecotype Samford, QLD, Australia chromosome 5, AdamAnt_v2, whole genome shotgun sequence DNA region contains:
- the LOC127538779 gene encoding RNA helicase Mov10l1-like, which yields MLRLVSKAFSFLWRRAEGLEEDAEVRPQEPEEGTTKLKTVQGVVTRYCSDYGMIDDLVCFTSDVVTSSVPLNIGQEVTAIVEEDKISNGLKAIRVEAVSDKWEDDSKNYCELPDSSTKILIGCITSLVEDAGYINQTTYFSMQDVCEGFEPCKGDWVQAEYFIKPATWNSEAISVKPLRYKRVDQVCISSLCGRNGVIDDSIFFTLDSLRLPEGYKPRKSDLVNVVVVESNQSCYIWRALCMAPVER from the exons ATGCTTCGGCTCGTGTCGAAGGCCTTTTCCTTCCTGTGGAGGCGAGCTGAAGGCCTGGAGGAGGACGCCGAGGTGCGGCCGCAGGAACCCGAAGAAG GTACCACCAAGCTGAAAACTGTGCAGGGAGTTGTGACCAGATACTGTAGCGATTATGGGATGATTGATGATTTGGTGTGCTTCACTAGCGATGTTGTCACCAGCAGCGTGCCACTGAACATTGGTCAGGAGGTGACTGCCATTGTGGAAGAGGACAAGATATCCAATGGATTGAAAGCGATCAGA GTTGAAGCTGTCTCTGATAAATGGGAAGATGACAGCAAAAATTACTGTGAACTTCCAGATTCTAGTACCAAGATTTTGATTGGCTGTATTACTTCTCTTGTTGAAGATGCTGGCTACATTAATCAGACAACCTACTTCTCCATGCAGGATGTTTGTGAAG GTTTTGAACCTTGTAAGGGTGATTGGGTACAAGCTGAATATTTCATTAAGCCAGCAACGTGGAACAGTGAGGCAATTTCTGTGAAGCCACTGAGATACAAACGAGTAGATCAG GTTTGCATTTCCAGTCTTTGTGGAAGAAATGGGGTAATTGATGATAGCATCTTTTTCACTTTGGATTCCCTGAGGCTTCCTGAAGGATATAAACCTCGGAAATCTGACCTGGTCAATGTGGTGGTGGTAGAGAGTAACCAGTCATGCTATATTTGGCGTGCCTTGTGCATGGCCCCTGTCGAAAGGTAA